One region of Elstera cyanobacteriorum genomic DNA includes:
- the argE gene encoding acetylornithine deacetylase, which yields MASATLPLLETLIGFDTVSRNSNLGLIEWLRDHFAALGVSATLVTDKTGTKANLWATIGPEVDGGIILSGHTDVVPVDGQAWTSDPFKAVIRDGNLYGRGACDMKGFVAAATAIAETARNAPLRRPLHFAFSYDEEVGCIGVRDLLTFLDTLPYRPAGVIVGEPTEMKIVLGHKGKRAWCCTVKGHAVHSSRAPEGVNAVEGAARLIAEIAGISAEVRRNDQPDDGFDVPFTTLLTTVMEGGMSTNTVPDLARFVFECRHLPDTDPEAIFARIQAFTDTNLATDRQRAEILFEEITNYPGLAADPADGFVAAMSRFACTAVPPKVAYGTEAGLFQRAGIPALVCGPGSIAQAHRPDEFCALDQLAACDTFLAQVVESLTV from the coding sequence ATGGCATCCGCAACGCTTCCGCTTCTGGAAACGCTCATCGGTTTCGATACGGTTAGCCGTAATTCCAACCTAGGGCTGATTGAATGGCTGCGCGATCATTTCGCCGCCCTTGGCGTTTCCGCCACGCTGGTAACGGATAAGACCGGCACGAAGGCCAATCTTTGGGCAACCATCGGGCCGGAGGTAGACGGCGGCATCATTCTTTCCGGCCATACCGATGTCGTCCCAGTCGATGGGCAGGCCTGGACCTCCGACCCGTTTAAGGCCGTGATCCGCGACGGAAACCTTTATGGGCGCGGCGCCTGCGACATGAAGGGTTTCGTTGCCGCCGCCACCGCGATTGCCGAAACCGCCCGCAATGCCCCGCTGCGCCGCCCGCTGCATTTCGCGTTTTCCTATGACGAGGAAGTGGGCTGCATCGGCGTGCGCGATCTGCTGACCTTCCTTGATACGCTGCCCTATCGCCCGGCCGGGGTAATCGTCGGCGAGCCGACCGAGATGAAGATCGTTCTGGGCCATAAGGGCAAGCGCGCCTGGTGCTGCACGGTCAAGGGCCACGCCGTCCATTCGTCGCGCGCGCCGGAAGGGGTGAATGCGGTGGAAGGCGCCGCCCGCCTGATCGCCGAAATCGCCGGAATTTCCGCCGAGGTCCGCCGCAACGACCAGCCGGATGACGGGTTCGATGTCCCCTTCACCACGCTGCTGACCACCGTGATGGAGGGCGGCATGTCCACCAATACGGTGCCGGACCTCGCCCGCTTCGTCTTCGAATGCCGCCATTTGCCCGATACGGACCCGGAGGCAATTTTCGCCCGGATCCAGGCGTTTACCGACACAAACCTCGCCACCGACCGGCAGCGGGCAGAGATTCTGTTCGAAGAAATCACCAATTATCCCGGCCTAGCCGCCGATCCGGCGGATGGGTTCGTCGCCGCCATGTCGCGCTTTGCCTGCACCGCCGTGCCGCCGAAGGTCGCCTATGGCACCGAAGCCGGGCTGTTCCAGCGCGCGGGTATCCCCGCCTTGGTCTGCGGTCCCGGCTCCATCGCCCAGGCCCATCGCCCGGACGAGTTTTGCGCGCTCGATCAATTAGCCGCCTGCGACACTTTCTTGGCGCAGGTCGTCGAGAGCTTAACCGTTTAG
- a CDS encoding ABC transporter ATP-binding protein gives MSPLTTRPAGVEFRTVTRAYGPVKAVDSVSFTIAPGTLVTLLGPSGCGKTTTLRMIAGLEFPTDGQILIGGKDVTRLHATERDVTMVFQSYALFPHMSVIQNVSYGLTLGRLPKAEIEAKAKEGLRLVGLAGYENRLPSELSGGQQQRVAVARALVLEPEVLLFDEPLSNLDAKLRRKMRDDIRDLQQSLGLTSVYVTHDQEEALAVSDRVIVMNRSVIAQEGTPTDLYERPVNRFVADFIGGANLLNAELLARTDEEQGQVRLGDLSLTLPHRDLAPGGVTLAVRPHAIRVSAQPGPNSAPAEVKKATYLGSHIEYHLSSAFGDLFAVGGDLMQALPAGATAHISLAERGVTLLPGA, from the coding sequence ATGAGCCCCCTTACCACGCGCCCGGCGGGCGTCGAATTCCGCACCGTCACCCGCGCCTATGGGCCGGTCAAAGCGGTCGATAGCGTTTCCTTCACCATTGCGCCCGGCACGCTGGTCACGCTGCTCGGCCCGTCCGGCTGCGGCAAGACGACGACCCTGCGCATGATCGCCGGGCTAGAGTTTCCGACCGATGGGCAAATTCTCATTGGCGGTAAGGATGTAACCCGCCTGCATGCGACCGAACGCGATGTGACGATGGTGTTCCAGTCCTATGCGCTATTCCCGCATATGAGCGTGATCCAGAATGTGTCCTACGGTCTCACGCTCGGGCGGTTGCCGAAGGCGGAGATCGAGGCGAAGGCGAAGGAAGGGCTGCGCCTCGTCGGCCTTGCAGGCTATGAAAACCGCCTACCGTCAGAGCTTTCGGGCGGGCAGCAGCAGCGCGTCGCCGTGGCCCGCGCTCTGGTGTTGGAGCCGGAAGTGCTGCTGTTCGACGAACCACTGTCGAACCTTGACGCCAAGCTGCGCCGCAAGATGCGCGACGATATCCGCGATCTTCAGCAGTCGCTGGGCCTCACCTCCGTCTATGTCACCCACGATCAGGAAGAGGCCTTGGCAGTTTCTGACCGGGTGATCGTCATGAACCGCTCTGTGATTGCCCAGGAAGGCACGCCGACCGATCTGTACGAGCGGCCGGTGAACCGCTTCGTTGCCGACTTCATCGGTGGGGCAAATCTCTTGAACGCCGAACTTTTGGCGCGGACGGATGAGGAACAGGGACAGGTGCGCCTCGGCGATCTGAGCCTGACCCTGCCGCACCGCGATCTTGCCCCCGGCGGGGTGACCCTGGCTGTGCGCCCCCATGCCATCCGGGTTTCCGCGCAACCGGGGCCGAATTCCGCCCCGGCAGAGGTTAAGAAGGCCACCTATCTCGGGTCGCACATCGAATATCACCTTAGCAGCGCCTTCGGCGATTTGTTTGCCGTTGGCGGTGATCTGATGCAGGCGCTGCCCGCCGGGGCGACGGCCCATATCAGTCTGGCCGAGCGCGGCGTAACGCTGCTGCCCGGCGCCTGA
- a CDS encoding ATP-binding protein translates to MPFLGTATGWSVRTKLLVAFMGSSLLTLAIAAIGWVALTQAERVTDQLSQQAMPVMSAAVALADASAGLAAIAPVIVTADAAPPLARIADELSEREGDLRRSLEGFFAADSASPTPSGPWRDRISGTAQDVAGELRSLVRARRTILDLRIRMLQQKDLYTSAKSNLALWQTKLVQSASGLRGPATAADPAAAVLALGLAAEEAARLVNATLSAFAVDHLNDIEQAEAAYVTSSVALTGRVARLLDLGFPAETLEKAFGALTSTHTEIFDLRREMLLAEQTMGGTLARTARQSAALIEQVSALTQSVQARARADSAAAITAQRSSKISMLLLGAGCASLAAFACFTLVRRLAHRLHAITAAMARLASGDRDTPVPAVSRTDEIGRLARAFSVFRDQAQERVELLEKVTEQSRLVRALFDNLDEGLAIFTPGGRLLHANPRLAALLHLPEPPQEGDDWRGLLAAAIDRSARLCNAGRQLILADDILTHPAQAPGRWEFTFPGPRADGGPGEPIVEVHWTPLPRGDFAILACMDVTERRSIERQLRQAQKMEAIGRFTGVIAHDFNNFLTAILTNLHLLADQEAEAPPPRLRRALEAAERGAAMIARLLVFARNQALQPELLAVNDLIHGISEFLELSVGPDIRIHLDLDPAVGHTLVDAGQLESALVNLVLNARDALPEGGSITLSTRIQAPDDLGPADPWVCLAVEDTGSGMTPDVMARAADPFFTTKPPGGGTGLGLSMVYGFIGQSGGDVRIASEPGRGTRVSLFLPRRKPVEPLAAAHPAPEPMVPPLAILLVDDDTAVREALGDMLTHLGHRVTACATEAEALAHLAATPVDLLLTDLLLGDAQSGWTIIRTARAARPDLPVLVCTGYDPSPQAGLDPALAALPVLRKPFTLPSLTQALAATGAGRR, encoded by the coding sequence GTGCCTTTCTTGGGAACCGCCACCGGGTGGAGCGTGCGCACGAAGCTGCTGGTCGCCTTCATGGGATCGAGCCTATTGACGCTCGCCATCGCCGCCATCGGTTGGGTGGCGCTGACCCAGGCGGAACGGGTGACCGATCAACTGTCGCAGCAGGCCATGCCGGTGATGAGCGCCGCCGTCGCCCTAGCCGATGCCAGCGCTGGGCTGGCCGCCATTGCCCCGGTCATCGTGACGGCGGACGCCGCCCCGCCGCTCGCCCGGATCGCCGACGAACTGTCGGAGCGCGAGGGCGATTTGCGCCGCAGCCTTGAAGGGTTTTTCGCTGCCGACAGCGCAAGCCCCACCCCATCCGGCCCGTGGCGGGACCGGATTTCTGGCACGGCGCAGGATGTGGCCGGGGAGTTGCGCAGCCTTGTCCGCGCCCGCCGCACCATCCTCGATCTGCGCATCCGGATGCTGCAACAAAAGGATCTTTACACCAGCGCCAAAAGCAATCTGGCGCTCTGGCAAACCAAGCTGGTGCAATCGGCCAGTGGGCTGCGCGGCCCCGCCACCGCCGCCGATCCCGCCGCCGCCGTCCTGGCGCTGGGGCTGGCGGCGGAGGAAGCGGCGCGGCTGGTCAATGCCACCCTATCCGCCTTCGCTGTTGATCACCTCAACGATATCGAACAGGCGGAGGCCGCCTATGTTACTTCCTCCGTCGCGCTGACCGGGCGCGTCGCGCGGCTGCTCGACCTCGGGTTCCCGGCAGAAACGCTGGAGAAAGCCTTCGGCGCGCTGACCAGCACCCATACCGAGATTTTCGATCTTCGGCGGGAAATGCTGCTGGCCGAACAGACGATGGGCGGAACCCTGGCCCGCACCGCCCGGCAGTCCGCCGCGCTGATTGAGCAGGTTTCCGCCCTCACCCAAAGCGTCCAGGCGCGCGCCCGGGCCGATAGCGCCGCCGCGATCACCGCTCAGCGTTCCTCCAAAATCAGTATGCTGCTGCTGGGGGCGGGCTGCGCCAGCTTGGCCGCCTTCGCCTGTTTTACCCTGGTCCGGCGCCTCGCCCATCGGCTGCATGCGATCACGGCGGCGATGGCACGCCTTGCCAGTGGTGACCGCGACACCCCCGTTCCCGCCGTCAGCCGCACCGATGAAATCGGCCGCCTCGCCCGCGCCTTCAGCGTCTTCCGCGATCAGGCGCAAGAGCGGGTGGAACTGCTGGAAAAAGTGACCGAGCAAAGCCGCCTCGTCCGCGCGCTGTTCGATAATCTCGATGAAGGGTTGGCGATCTTCACCCCCGGCGGCCGGTTGCTGCACGCCAATCCCCGCTTGGCCGCCCTGCTGCACCTGCCGGAACCGCCGCAAGAGGGGGACGATTGGCGCGGCCTGCTTGCCGCTGCAATTGATCGTTCGGCGCGGCTGTGCAATGCCGGGCGGCAGTTGATCCTGGCCGACGATATTCTGACGCACCCGGCGCAAGCCCCTGGCCGCTGGGAATTCACCTTCCCCGGCCCGCGCGCCGATGGCGGCCCGGGTGAACCGATTGTCGAAGTGCATTGGACCCCGTTGCCCCGGGGTGATTTCGCCATTCTGGCCTGCATGGATGTGACCGAGCGCCGTTCCATCGAACGGCAGTTGCGGCAAGCGCAGAAGATGGAGGCGATTGGCCGTTTTACCGGAGTCATCGCCCATGACTTCAATAATTTCCTGACCGCGATTCTAACCAACCTGCACTTGCTGGCCGATCAGGAGGCCGAGGCCCCGCCGCCACGTCTGCGCCGGGCGCTGGAAGCCGCCGAACGGGGCGCAGCGATGATTGCCCGCCTGCTGGTCTTCGCCCGCAATCAGGCCCTGCAACCGGAACTGCTGGCGGTCAACGATCTGATCCACGGCATCAGCGAGTTTCTGGAGCTATCGGTCGGGCCGGATATTCGCATCCATCTCGACCTCGACCCCGCCGTCGGACATACGCTGGTCGATGCGGGACAGCTCGAAAGCGCGTTGGTCAATCTGGTGCTGAACGCGCGCGACGCCCTGCCGGAAGGGGGGAGTATCACCCTCAGCACCCGCATTCAGGCACCCGACGATCTTGGCCCCGCCGATCCCTGGGTCTGTTTGGCGGTGGAGGATACTGGCAGCGGCATGACGCCGGATGTGATGGCCCGCGCCGCCGACCCGTTTTTCACCACCAAACCGCCCGGCGGCGGCACCGGCTTGGGTCTCAGCATGGTTTATGGCTTCATCGGCCAGAGCGGCGGCGACGTGCGCATTGCCAGCGAACCGGGGCGCGGCACCCGCGTTAGCCTATTTCTGCCGCGCCGTAAGCCGGTCGAACCTTTGGCCGCCGCGCACCCAGCGCCCGAACCCATGGTGCCGCCGCTCGCCATTCTGCTGGTCGATGACGATACCGCCGTGCGCGAAGCTTTGGGCGATATGCTGACGCACCTCGGCCACCGCGTCACCGCCTGTGCGACGGAGGCGGAGGCCCTGGCCCATCTCGCGGCAACCCCCGTCGATTTGCTGCTGACCGATCTGTTGCTTGGCGACGCGCAGAGCGGCTGGACCATCATTCGCACTGCCCGCGCCGCCCGGCCAGACTTGCCGGTCCTGGTCTGCACGGGCTATGACCCCAGCCCGCAGGCGGGTCTCGATCCGGCGCTAGCCGCACTGCCGGTCCTGCGCAAACCGTTCACCCTCCCCAGCCTAACCCAGGCCCTCGCTGCTACAGGAGCCGGACGCCGATGA
- a CDS encoding NAD(P)/FAD-dependent oxidoreductase, with product MDAVDFLVIGAGISGASAAYELAAVGSVCLIEAEAQPGYHSTGRSAALYTANFGSPLVRKINAAGYGFFFTPPDGFTDLPLVSPRGALTLAKPGQEAALAALVAQSSPDHPIVPLSRDAALAKAPLMRPERFTAAAYEVGVLDMDVDALHQAYLRGVKRRGGALQCSAPVTALRRDGDGWIVMAGGVAVRARVVINAAGAWGDAVGALAGAAPQGLVPKRRTAMTVDAPPGLAVESLPLVEYVGEGPYLKPEAGALMASLGDETPVAPQDVQPEELDIALTAEWLETHTQVSVKRAPRAWAGLRSFVSDGDPVAGFDPTVPGFFWLIGQGGYGIMMAPTLARITAALAAGQPMPADLAARGITVAALRPGRSG from the coding sequence ATGCGGTTGATTTTCTGGTAATCGGGGCCGGGATTTCCGGCGCGTCGGCAGCCTACGAACTGGCGGCGGTGGGCAGCGTTTGCCTGATCGAGGCGGAGGCACAGCCGGGGTATCACAGCACCGGCCGGTCGGCGGCGCTCTATACCGCCAACTTCGGTAGCCCCCTGGTGCGCAAGATCAACGCGGCGGGCTATGGGTTCTTTTTTACGCCGCCCGATGGTTTCACCGATCTGCCCTTGGTATCGCCGCGTGGGGCGCTGACCCTGGCGAAACCGGGGCAGGAGGCGGCTTTGGCGGCGCTCGTTGCCCAGTCTTCGCCGGATCACCCGATTGTGCCGCTCTCACGCGATGCCGCGTTGGCGAAAGCCCCGCTGATGCGGCCCGAGCGTTTTACCGCCGCCGCCTATGAGGTGGGGGTGCTGGATATGGATGTGGATGCTCTGCATCAAGCCTATCTGCGCGGCGTTAAGCGCCGGGGCGGGGCCTTGCAGTGTTCGGCCCCGGTAACGGCGCTGCGGCGCGACGGCGACGGCTGGATCGTCATGGCGGGCGGGGTTGCCGTCCGCGCGCGTGTTGTCATCAATGCTGCTGGGGCTTGGGGCGATGCGGTCGGCGCGCTTGCCGGGGCCGCCCCGCAAGGCTTGGTGCCGAAGCGTCGCACGGCGATGACGGTCGATGCGCCGCCGGGCCTTGCGGTCGAAAGTCTGCCGCTGGTCGAATATGTCGGCGAGGGGCCGTATTTGAAGCCGGAAGCGGGGGCGCTGATGGCGTCGCTCGGCGATGAAACCCCGGTTGCGCCTCAGGATGTGCAGCCGGAAGAACTGGATATCGCCCTCACTGCCGAATGGCTGGAAACCCATACCCAGGTGAGCGTGAAACGCGCCCCGCGCGCCTGGGCGGGCCTGCGCAGTTTCGTGTCGGATGGCGACCCGGTGGCGGGCTTCGATCCAACCGTGCCGGGCTTCTTCTGGCTGATTGGGCAGGGCGGCTATGGGATTATGATGGCGCCGACCCTGGCGCGGATCACGGCGGCGCTGGCGGCGGGGCAGCCGATGCCCGCCGACCTTGCCGCGCGCGGGATTACGGTGGCGGCCCTACGCCCCGGGCGCTCGGGCTAA
- a CDS encoding ABC transporter substrate-binding protein, with translation MSGLAKLSAVAALLGSSLFVSTGAHAQGALTVYCGVQEEWCQAMSVAFQRATGVQVALTRKSAGETLAQVRAEASNPKADIWWGGPGDPQLQASEEGLLAAYESPNLKDLHPWAVSQFKQSKGRSVGIYAGALGFIYNTDELKKRKIAAPKCWSDLLKPEFKGEVQTANPNSSGTAYTSLATLVQLFGEEDGFSYMKKLHPQVNQYTKSGIAPANATARGETLVGLIFIHDGVTQKINGFPVDVATPCEGTGYEIGSMAIINGAKNLDNAKKWYDWALTPDAQAIAGQNKSYQVPSNKKSPIPAEAPRLADIRLIDYNFQKYGTADERKRLLTRWDNDIRASSN, from the coding sequence ATGAGCGGTTTAGCGAAACTCTCGGCGGTTGCGGCGCTTCTCGGGTCCAGTCTTTTTGTTTCCACGGGGGCACATGCCCAGGGTGCCTTGACCGTTTACTGTGGTGTGCAGGAAGAATGGTGTCAGGCCATGTCGGTCGCCTTTCAGCGCGCAACGGGCGTTCAGGTGGCGCTGACGCGCAAGAGCGCCGGGGAAACCCTGGCCCAGGTGCGCGCCGAAGCCAGCAACCCGAAGGCCGATATTTGGTGGGGCGGGCCAGGCGATCCCCAGTTGCAGGCGTCGGAAGAAGGGCTGCTCGCGGCCTATGAGTCGCCGAACCTTAAGGATTTGCACCCCTGGGCCGTGAGCCAGTTCAAGCAGTCGAAGGGCCGTAGCGTCGGCATTTATGCCGGGGCGCTGGGGTTCATTTATAATACCGACGAGCTGAAGAAACGGAAAATCGCCGCGCCGAAGTGCTGGTCTGATCTGCTGAAGCCGGAATTCAAAGGCGAAGTGCAGACCGCCAATCCCAATTCTTCCGGCACCGCCTATACCTCTCTGGCAACGCTGGTGCAACTTTTCGGCGAAGAGGATGGCTTCAGCTATATGAAGAAGCTGCACCCGCAGGTGAACCAATATACGAAATCCGGCATTGCCCCGGCCAATGCGACGGCGCGCGGCGAAACCTTGGTCGGGCTGATCTTCATCCACGATGGCGTGACCCAGAAGATCAACGGTTTTCCGGTCGATGTTGCTACCCCCTGCGAAGGCACGGGGTATGAAATCGGCTCGATGGCGATCATCAACGGGGCCAAAAACCTCGATAATGCTAAAAAATGGTATGACTGGGCGCTAACCCCGGACGCCCAGGCCATCGCGGGCCAGAATAAAAGCTATCAGGTGCCGTCGAACAAGAAATCGCCGATCCCGGCCGAAGCGCCGCGCCTCGCCGATATTCGTCTGATCGACTATAATTTCCAAAAGTACGGTACCGCCGACGAGCGAAAGCGCCTGCTGACCCGCTGGGATAACGACATCCGCGCGTCCTCCAACTAA
- a CDS encoding ABC transporter permease → MRRPVGFWLITGWLCYAVIPWYAGQAWGVPFFLSAGPDAGVGPALWAGLAQGRWWLVPIGAALAFATAATLWPLPNPGNDPARAAVHRAWRGLGLALGGAFGLAALLAQGFGIGLRGWTFSAGEALFGIVDAQTGIGLGAWGTGLALLFLLTYGLADRGAFKGDGFTAGAVGLAVAGIGVFVFLPVFYVLAAAVVGTKGDFSFLAFLDRLTTRSIWSLDCVVGGRRCGVVWNSLLLAVLTGFCTTLLGLGFALVAVRTGFRAKKLLRLLTVLPIITPPFVIGLALILLFGRNGIVTSMVSTLFDIPPSRWIYGLPGVLLTQVLAFTPIAFLVMIGVVQGVSPSVEEAAQTLRAGRWQTFRTVTLPLIRPGLANAFLIGFIESLADFGNPLILGGNFDVLSTKIFFSVVGAQNDPGMAATLGIILLTLCLTAFFVQRLWLGKKSYTSVGGKGDGGQHALLPRRVSRLAYAVVLPWAGFTAILYGMILYGGFVETWGRNHTLTLRHYATAFSAEWVNGGILWTGRAWASLFTTLEISALAAPITAAVGLLTAYLLVRQRFTGRGAFEFATMLSFAIPGTVIGISYIMAFNQPPIELTGGFAILIICFVFRNMPVAIRAGIAAMSQIDRSLDECSQTLGASSATTLRRVILPLLRPAIVASLVYSFVRAITSISAVIFLVSAKYELATAYIVGRVEQGDFGLAVAYCSALIVLMAVAIGVIQLLVGERRIGRRPIAAPVPQAVEKTV, encoded by the coding sequence ATGCGGCGACCGGTCGGCTTTTGGCTGATCACCGGATGGCTATGCTATGCGGTGATCCCCTGGTACGCAGGGCAGGCCTGGGGCGTGCCTTTTTTCCTCTCTGCCGGGCCTGATGCGGGCGTCGGCCCGGCCCTCTGGGCTGGGCTTGCCCAAGGGCGCTGGTGGCTGGTGCCGATTGGCGCCGCCTTGGCTTTCGCGACGGCGGCGACGCTCTGGCCACTGCCCAATCCGGGGAATGATCCGGCGCGGGCGGCGGTGCACCGGGCTTGGCGCGGCCTCGGTCTCGCCCTCGGAGGGGCGTTCGGTCTGGCGGCGTTGCTGGCCCAAGGGTTCGGCATCGGTCTGCGCGGTTGGACATTTTCCGCCGGGGAAGCCCTGTTCGGTATCGTTGACGCCCAAACCGGCATCGGCCTTGGCGCCTGGGGCACTGGGCTTGCGCTGCTGTTTCTGCTGACCTATGGGTTGGCCGACCGGGGTGCCTTCAAGGGCGATGGGTTCACCGCTGGCGCCGTGGGGCTTGCCGTCGCGGGGATCGGTGTTTTCGTCTTCCTGCCCGTTTTCTATGTGCTGGCCGCTGCGGTCGTTGGGACCAAGGGGGATTTCTCCTTCCTCGCCTTCCTCGACCGGCTGACTACCCGCTCGATCTGGAGCCTTGATTGCGTCGTCGGCGGGCGCCGCTGCGGAGTGGTGTGGAACTCCTTGCTGCTGGCGGTTTTGACGGGCTTCTGCACGACGCTGCTCGGCCTTGGCTTTGCCTTGGTAGCCGTGCGCACCGGCTTTCGCGCCAAAAAGCTGCTGCGGCTGTTGACCGTGTTGCCGATCATCACGCCGCCTTTCGTGATCGGTCTAGCGCTGATCTTGCTGTTCGGGCGCAACGGGATTGTGACCTCGATGGTTTCAACCCTCTTTGATATTCCGCCGTCGCGCTGGATTTATGGGCTACCCGGCGTGCTGCTAACCCAAGTGCTGGCCTTTACCCCCATCGCTTTTCTGGTCATGATCGGGGTGGTGCAGGGCGTCAGCCCGTCGGTGGAAGAAGCGGCGCAAACCCTGCGCGCCGGGCGCTGGCAGACCTTCCGCACGGTGACGTTACCGTTAATCCGCCCTGGCCTCGCCAATGCTTTCCTGATCGGGTTCATCGAAAGCCTAGCTGATTTCGGCAATCCGCTGATCCTGGGCGGGAATTTCGACGTGCTCTCGACCAAGATTTTCTTCTCGGTCGTCGGCGCGCAGAACGATCCCGGCATGGCGGCGACCCTGGGGATTATTCTGCTCACCCTCTGCCTAACCGCGTTCTTCGTGCAGCGGCTGTGGCTCGGCAAGAAGTCCTATACCAGCGTCGGCGGAAAGGGCGACGGCGGCCAGCATGCGCTGCTGCCGCGCCGGGTCTCGCGCCTCGCCTATGCCGTGGTGCTGCCCTGGGCTGGGTTTACGGCAATTCTCTATGGCATGATCCTGTATGGCGGCTTTGTTGAAACCTGGGGCCGCAATCACACGCTGACCCTGCGCCATTACGCGACGGCGTTTAGCGCGGAATGGGTCAACGGCGGGATTCTTTGGACGGGGCGGGCCTGGGCGTCCTTGTTCACCACGCTCGAAATCTCCGCCCTTGCCGCGCCGATCACGGCGGCGGTGGGGCTGCTGACCGCCTATCTGCTGGTCCGCCAGCGCTTTACAGGGCGGGGGGCGTTTGAATTTGCGACCATGCTGAGCTTTGCCATTCCCGGCACTGTCATCGGCATCAGCTATATTATGGCCTTCAACCAGCCGCCGATTGAACTGACGGGCGGCTTTGCAATCCTGATCATCTGCTTTGTCTTCCGCAACATGCCGGTCGCCATCCGCGCCGGGATTGCCGCGATGAGCCAGATCGACCGCAGCCTCGATGAATGTTCCCAGACGCTGGGGGCCAGCAGCGCCACCACGTTGCGCCGGGTGATCCTGCCGCTGCTGCGCCCGGCCATCGTCGCCTCGCTGGTCTATAGTTTCGTTCGCGCCATTACCTCGATCAGCGCCGTCATCTTCCTAGTCTCGGCGAAATACGAGCTGGCGACCGCCTATATCGTCGGGCGGGTGGAGCAAGGGGATTTCGGCCTCGCCGTTGCCTATTGCTCGGCCCTGATCGTGCTGATGGCAGTGGCCATCGGCGTCATCCAACTCCTCGTCGGCGAGCGGCGCATCGGCCGCCGCCCCATCGCCGCCCCCGTGCCCCAAGCTGTGGAGAAAACCGTATGA
- a CDS encoding response regulator, protein MTAPSAARPRLHIALVEDDPLVADSLGDFLGREEYQVHPCPSGAALRALLSRAPVDLILLDLGLPDEDGFALAAQIRAQSPVPIIMLTGRGADVDRIVGLELGADDYVVKPFNPRELLARIKAVTRRAQAAPPPPPIPTAAPTQKGYHFAGWTLDLALRRLVQPNGAIADLSTTEFELLTVLVESHGEVLSRQEILRRCGRTSDAVFERSIDVTILRLRRKIEANPQQPAFIRTERGIGYLFATQPTPIG, encoded by the coding sequence ATGACCGCCCCTTCCGCCGCCCGCCCACGCCTGCATATCGCGCTTGTCGAAGACGACCCGCTGGTTGCCGATAGTCTCGGGGATTTCCTCGGGCGAGAGGAGTATCAGGTCCACCCCTGCCCCAGCGGCGCCGCCCTGCGCGCGCTGCTGAGCCGCGCGCCGGTCGATCTGATCCTGCTCGACCTTGGTTTGCCCGATGAAGACGGCTTTGCCCTCGCGGCCCAAATCCGCGCGCAATCGCCGGTACCGATCATCATGCTGACCGGGCGCGGCGCCGATGTGGATCGGATCGTTGGGCTGGAACTGGGGGCGGATGATTATGTCGTTAAACCCTTCAATCCGCGCGAGCTGTTGGCGCGGATCAAGGCCGTCACCCGCCGTGCCCAAGCCGCGCCGCCGCCGCCGCCCATCCCCACCGCCGCCCCGACGCAAAAGGGCTATCACTTTGCCGGTTGGACGCTCGACCTTGCTCTGCGCCGCCTTGTGCAGCCCAATGGCGCTATCGCCGACCTGAGCACGACGGAATTCGAGCTTCTGACCGTGCTGGTCGAAAGCCACGGCGAGGTGCTAAGCCGTCAAGAAATCCTGCGCCGCTGCGGGCGGACCAGCGATGCCGTGTTCGAACGGTCGATCGACGTCACTATTCTGCGCCTACGCCGCAAGATCGAGGCCAACCCGCAGCAGCCGGCGTTTATTCGCACCGAACGCGGCATCGGTTATCTGTTCGCGACGCAACCGACTCCCATCGGTTAA